GGTTACTGCAAGCGCCTTTACAGGACGGCGGGCAGTGGGACATGTTTGTCAATTTGTCGAGAAGTACGGGGTCGTACCGCAATCTGTGATGGCAGAGACTTACCACAGTAGCCGTTCATCCGTCATGAACGCCCTGTTGACGCGCAAATTGCGCCAGCAGGCGAGTGAGTATCGTTCGCAATACCTGGCGGGCGCGCCGGTGACAGCGCTGCGCGCGCAGAAACAGGCGTTTATGGGCGAATTTTATCGCCTGCTTTGCTACTTTCTGGGGACCCCGCCGGATACGTTCGACTTCGAGTATCGCGATAAGGACAATACCTTTCATCGTGACCTCGGGTTGACGCCGCAAGAATTTTTTGCGAAGTATGCCGGCATTCAATTGAAAGATTACGTGAGCATCATCAATGCGCCAACGTCTGACAAACCGTTTGGCAAGACGTATACGGTCAAGTACTTGGGTAACGTCGAGGGTGGATATCCAGTCCGGTATTTTAATGTCGATATTGATACAGTAAAACGTTTGGCACTGGCGCAGATTCAAGACGGCGAGCCCGTCTGGTTTGGCTGCGACGTCGGGAAGATGTCGGACAGGGAAACAGGCATTATGGATACAGCCTTTTACGATTACGAGGGCATTTTAGGGACGGCGTTCACCATGACGAAGGGCGAGCGCTTGGCTTACGGAGAAAGTCTCATGACCCATGCGATGGTCTTTACAGGCGCCAATGTCGTGGACGGTCGCGTTGATCGCTGGAAGGTACAGAACAGTTGGGGGAAGGATGTCGGGCGTGATGGATTTTTTGTCATGAGCGACGCGTGGTTCGACGATTATATGTATCAAATTGTCGTGCATCAGAAGTATCTCAATGAAGCACAGCGCGCTGCCCTGACACAGGAACCAATTGTCTTGAATCCGTGGGATCCGATGGGTTCCCTCGCCTGTATGTATTAATTCGCCAACAGAATTGAGATAAACCTCTGACTGCCCTGCGTGGACGTATCCTCGCGGGGCAGTTTTATTATCGTTCCATTATACTAAGGTCATGAGGAGGCGCGCTTACGATGAAAATAGGTGTGTTTCAAGATACAGTATGTCCCTGGTGTCGAGTAGGTAAGGCCCATTTGTTTAAAGCGCTGGAACAGTTTCAACAAGAACCTGTGGAGGTCCGCTATCACGCTTTTCTGCTCGATCCCACCACACCACCCGAGGGCCGTCCGATGTCCTCACTGGTTGAACGGTTAGGAGGGCAAGCGCGCGCGGATGAGATGCATGCTCGCGTGTGTCAAATTGGCGAGGCTTGTGGTGTTGATTTTCAATTTGAGAAAATTGACCACATTCCCAATACCATGCGCTCGCATGAATTGATTAAATTGGCCCCGTTGGATCGCCAGGAGGCGGTGGTACAAGAACTGCATGACGCCTATTTTTCTCGTGGGGAGGACATTGGCGACATGGAGGTTTTATTGGAAGTCGCTCGACGTGTCGGCCTGGACACACAAGTAATCCAGAACGGGCTTCTGCATGAGGAAAAACGGGCGGAGGTGCTTGAAGACCTTCAGTTTGCGAGAGATGCAGGGATTTCCGGCGTTCCATTTTTTATCTTTGACGGGAAATACGCACTTTCTGGCGCGCAGCCAGTGGAAGTATTTGTCCAGGTGTTAGAGCAAATCTCGTCCGGGAACGTGCTAGAATAGACGAATCATACTAGATTGGCGTTTGATAAAGGGTGATTTCGTGGCGAAGTTGTACTACAGGTTTGGCCAAATGAATGCGAGCAAATCGATTCAATTGCTGACGGTGGCGCACAATTACGAGGAGCAGGGGAAAAAGGTAACGTTGTTCACCCCTGCGATTGATACACGTTTTGGGCATGGCAAAATCGCGTCGCGCGTGGGAATTCAGAAGGACGCGATTGAGGTGGATGACGATACGAACCTGTTTGAGGAAGTGAAACAGACACTCCCCGATTGCGTTCTTGTCGACGAGGTTCAGTTTTTACGAGAACGTCACATCCAACAACTCGCCAAAGTGGTGGATGAGTTGAATACGCCAGTCATCATGTATGGTTTATTGAAGGATTATCGCAACGAGTTTTTTGAAGGAAGCCGGGCAGCAGTGCTCTGGGCTGACCAAATCGAGGAGATTAAGACGATTTGTGCCCATCCGGACTGCAATCGGAAGGCGACGATGATTTTAAAGATCAAGGATGGCGTGCCGGTTTATTCGGGTGAGCAAATCGAAGTTGGAGGCAATGATTTGTACAGATCTGTCTGCCGACGACACTATTTTCATCCCGATGTAACCCGATTGTTTTAATCCAATGTTCGTGTGGGGTTTGGAAACGAAGTGGCAGGATTGAGATGAAGTTGCGTCCGGAGTTGAACAAACTTACAATTTATGATAGAATGATGCATTGGCAGGTAGTCATGCATCTGGTTATAAATTATGTATATGCTGAACATAGACGAAAATCGGTTGTTATAGATATTGATTCAAAACAGGCGCGGTCTTTGGAGCCGCATGGTTGCTTGAGAGGCAGGGCTAGCAACGTATCGTTATCGCAATACCTGTTCACGTGGGCGGTCGATTGATATCGGCCGCCTTTTCCAATTTGGCGAACAAACCGTATATCCCCGTTAGATACCGAGCGATAGCTGTTTGATGCCCTCGCCGATGTCTCTTGCGGGTTTCCCCTCTGTTCCGAGCACTTCTGTCAATTCATACACAGGTATCCCCAATTGTTTGGCGACATACACCTCAAGCGATGCACCCTTCGACTGTTGCCAGCCAGTTAGTGTTACAACACAGTCCGCTTGGAGCATTAATGCCAAGTCATGGCGCAAATAATCTGCCCAACTGGCCCCTGGGATATGTTGTTCCGCGGGATTTGTGACTTGGTATCCGGTGATACGAAGGCAATACGCAGCGTTGTTAAACGCGGGTCGATTAAAGTCAGGGTGGCCTGTCATTGGACCGGATAGGTAGATGTGCGTCATACCGGGTCCCTCCGTTGTAGTCGTTGTGTTTCCAATGTATAGAACATATGTTCGCATGTCAAGGTTGCATCGAACGGACATCAAGGGTTGCAACTTGTGGGGAACTAGGTATAATAGCAAGGGTTTGGATCCGAACATTCGCGACTTAATTTTGTTTAACGTTCGTATTCAGGCGATGCCAGCAGGATACGGGGGAAGGAACATGACACAAAAATACGATGTCATTATTATTGGGGCAGGTCCAGCAGGGTTGTATGCCGCTTATGAATTTACGAAAACGGCACCGAAGGCCAAAATTCTCCTCGTGGATAAAGGCGTTGAAGCAAAGTATCGGCATTGTCCTATCATGGAAGGCAAAATCGACAAGTGTCCTCCTGCAAATAAAATCAAGACTTACGCGAGTTGTTGGCCCGCATGTGGTGTGATAAATGGCGCGGGCGGCGCAGGTAGTTTTAGCGACGGGAAATTTAATATTACTTCTGAGTTTGGTGGATTTTTAACGGACTATTTGCCACCGTCTGAGGTGTTGCGGTTGATTCACCACGTGGATGAAATCAATCTGAAGCACGGGGCGCCAGATACGATTACAGATCCGACGACAGACGCAGTGGCGCAGATTGAACGGCGCGCGATCGGGGCAGGG
Above is a genomic segment from Alicyclobacillus acidoterrestris containing:
- a CDS encoding DsbA family oxidoreductase, with translation MKIGVFQDTVCPWCRVGKAHLFKALEQFQQEPVEVRYHAFLLDPTTPPEGRPMSSLVERLGGQARADEMHARVCQIGEACGVDFQFEKIDHIPNTMRSHELIKLAPLDRQEAVVQELHDAYFSRGEDIGDMEVLLEVARRVGLDTQVIQNGLLHEEKRAEVLEDLQFARDAGISGVPFFIFDGKYALSGAQPVEVFVQVLEQISSGNVLE
- a CDS encoding thymidine kinase — translated: MAKLYYRFGQMNASKSIQLLTVAHNYEEQGKKVTLFTPAIDTRFGHGKIASRVGIQKDAIEVDDDTNLFEEVKQTLPDCVLVDEVQFLRERHIQQLAKVVDELNTPVIMYGLLKDYRNEFFEGSRAAVLWADQIEEIKTICAHPDCNRKATMILKIKDGVPVYSGEQIEVGGNDLYRSVCRRHYFHPDVTRLF
- a CDS encoding DUF4406 domain-containing protein, which translates into the protein MTHIYLSGPMTGHPDFNRPAFNNAAYCLRITGYQVTNPAEQHIPGASWADYLRHDLALMLQADCVVTLTGWQQSKGASLEVYVAKQLGIPVYELTEVLGTEGKPARDIGEGIKQLSLGI